CGGTTTTAGCATCATGAGTTCTATGCACGGCAAGGGATACGCGCGTGAGGCCGTGGCTGCCCTGCTCACCTTCGCTTTCCAGCGCCTGAAGGTACACCGGGTGGTGGCGAACACCGATCCGCGCAACCTGCCGTCGGCAAGGTTGCTGCGCCGGCTCGGCTTTCGGCATGAGGGACGGGCGCTGGAAAGTTATTTCGACGGCAGCGTCTGGCTGGACGACGATCAATATGCGCTACTGGCTCGGGAATGGTCCGCGGCGCACGCGCCCGGTCACGCATGATTCCTGCAGGCGTGCAGATCAGGTTGCCGTCCACTCGCCTGCCCCGAGGTACGGGCCCTTGAAGTGGGAGTGCACCATTGCGCGGTGAGTGAACGGGGCTGCGCTTCCCCATTTGTTTGAGGACTAGGGGAATAAAACTATCCGAGCTCCACCGCTCTGAACGCCCACACCCTTGACAATCAGGTAACCACTCAGCACGAAGTCAAATTTAGCTCTGAGTAATTACTTGTTTTTAACCAATGTAGCGCAAAGTAAAAACAAAAACTATCAGGGAAATTAAAGACCATAATACGAAAGCCAGCATGGCTACATTCTCTGCACTTGATGATACTTGATTACTATTCTGAAAATGTTTTTTAAATCTATATGCTGCGAATGCAATAATAATAGAAATTCCCATCACCAAAAAATTACTGGCCATGGGATTGTACGCAAAAGCAGAATTGCCAGCAGTTCGCAAAGCAGAAAATAGCAACCAGCTACTTACAACTATACTCGCCAAGCTTATAGCGTAGTTCCTATCGTTCATAAACAGCACTCCTTTGACCATTAAAATTAAATAGTTGGTAGAGCAGAGCGGATGATGCATGAGCTGGTAAAATCAAAATCCAATTTTTCGCAGTTTGGGCAGGTGTCCTCGGAGATGCCCCTACTCTACCTGTTCAGCCAAGTCCAGGCCCCCCGCTGAGCAGCCACACGAACAGAAGGAAGCCCCTCATGAACCAAGCCCACCTCGACCTGATAAGCAAAGTGGTGTCCGCTGCTGCCCAGCTGGATCTCCCTGTCTGGGTCGGTGGCGGCTGGGCGATCGACGCTCGCCTGGGACTAATCACTCGCGGGCATGATGACATTGATCTGACGTTTCCTGGCGAGCGTAGAAGGGAGTTCGAAACACTCATCGTCGGCCGTCAGGGACGCATCACAGAAGAACTGGATTACGGGTTTCTCGCTGAGGCCCAGGGCGTCCTGCTGGACTGCGAACCTGCTTACTGGAACGGTGCTTCATACGAAATAGACGGTGCACCTGCGGGCTCCTGCCCAGAGCAGACCGAAGGGCGTCTCGAGGGCCTCAGTCTGAGGTGTAACAGCTGGGAAGCCATCATGTGGGACTACTTCTCCTACGCCAACGAAATTCCCAGGTCCCAATGGCCCGCAAAGCATAAGCACTCGTACGAGCTGGCTTCCCGGGCGTTAGGCGAAGAGGCCATACACCGCTTACGCGCCGCTTTCAACTTACGGCAAGAGGAATGACTGTTCGTTCAAAGCCCGGTGTCCAGGACCTGAACAGTCGTGCATGGTTAACTCCCAGGCCTTGGATTGAGGACCGCGTAAGTTGCCTCTGATCTGGGGTGCCTGAGTACCCTCAGGCGCCGTCCGCCACCTTCAGTTCCCAGTAACAAGCAACTCAGACTTTGACCGTTCTCAAAGTGGTGGTCCGGAACCAGTGAGAGCCGTCATGCCCCGTGTGCCTCTGGAACCTCGCCAGTGCCATACAG
The sequence above is drawn from the Deinococcus malanensis genome and encodes:
- a CDS encoding nucleotidyltransferase domain-containing protein, whose protein sequence is MNQAHLDLISKVVSAAAQLDLPVWVGGGWAIDARLGLITRGHDDIDLTFPGERRREFETLIVGRQGRITEELDYGFLAEAQGVLLDCEPAYWNGASYEIDGAPAGSCPEQTEGRLEGLSLRCNSWEAIMWDYFSYANEIPRSQWPAKHKHSYELASRALGEEAIHRLRAAFNLRQEE